One genomic segment of Porphyromonadaceae bacterium W3.11 includes these proteins:
- a CDS encoding fimbrillin family protein gives MKNVTKFSSILLLTLMVFMASCCRQDAQDLVSPFDKREGNVSLDGAIADLKTRAVDNKWQANDQIGVYPYTGDVLSNDNLIDNGGRKGNRKYVTTDGDGNFTSVIEGVWLENQTANLIAYYPYNANQGTSLEYKFDASNQSNHALIDLLYSDNVKGVTSSKNNATMVFDHSLTLVVFNVKSEAIGIDGKDLSLTDALVDGSMNLIDGKVVTGTTKKTLTQKLNKVDEVNQASFILPPQNLAKVKVNVNGVGKEAKPIELETVQGHKHVIDILINSEGQLVIGNAKINDWLDGKSPDGPIILDPEDNNPIDPNPDPTPGDPTKLIINAPFDTELAPFAAQSVKGDQSWNVNTKYKNAYISGYDNATKKSYENEDWLISPAMDLSDTKAGYIHFMHTWNMGDVSLMKDQLTVWFSTDYTDDATKATWTQVTIPNYPTGKDWNNVESGNIKFPASVFGESNVRFALKYTCTDAASGTWQVKELKTFVDKGSLVGGNTPTPDPDPDPDPTPDPTPGDNQLLFPGSNFEDFAAFKASLNQYGLNFAEESAAGEGRDNSKALKLATTIGDKNSYVFTTLVQDGYSLEGKSKIVFYVKGKASKSLTCNVYTTKVEKPKMGIDYKCFNLGDLSGSDAMLQPTEKNDYIGTIDTNGEWRKVTLDISGLVPNKDAGDTLFALKVGKQSEYNLLIDDITVE, from the coding sequence ATGAAAAATGTAACAAAATTTAGTTCCATCCTGCTACTAACACTTATGGTGTTTATGGCATCATGTTGTCGTCAGGATGCACAAGATTTAGTAAGCCCTTTTGATAAAAGGGAAGGCAATGTAAGTCTTGATGGTGCTATAGCAGACCTCAAGACACGAGCAGTAGACAATAAGTGGCAAGCTAATGACCAGATAGGTGTTTATCCATATACTGGTGACGTTTTGTCTAATGATAACCTGATCGATAATGGTGGTCGCAAAGGAAATCGTAAGTATGTTACTACTGATGGAGATGGTAACTTTACATCAGTTATAGAAGGCGTTTGGCTTGAGAATCAGACAGCCAATTTGATTGCTTATTATCCATATAATGCTAATCAGGGTACATCTCTAGAATATAAGTTTGATGCGTCTAATCAATCAAATCATGCCTTGATTGATTTATTATATTCGGATAACGTCAAAGGGGTAACTAGCTCAAAAAATAATGCGACTATGGTTTTCGATCACTCCTTAACCTTGGTTGTATTTAATGTGAAGTCAGAAGCTATTGGTATAGATGGAAAGGATCTATCATTGACAGATGCTCTCGTAGATGGTTCTATGAACCTGATTGATGGAAAGGTTGTGACAGGTACAACGAAGAAGACCTTAACCCAAAAGCTGAATAAGGTTGATGAGGTGAACCAAGCATCGTTTATTCTACCACCTCAAAATTTAGCTAAGGTTAAGGTTAATGTCAATGGGGTAGGCAAAGAGGCTAAGCCAATAGAGCTTGAGACTGTGCAGGGGCATAAGCATGTCATTGATATATTAATAAACTCTGAAGGTCAACTTGTCATTGGTAATGCTAAAATTAATGATTGGTTGGATGGAAAGAGTCCTGACGGTCCTATTATTCTTGATCCAGAGGATAATAATCCTATAGACCCGAATCCAGATCCTACACCAGGTGATCCAACTAAACTGATCATAAATGCTCCTTTTGATACCGAGCTGGCTCCATTTGCTGCTCAATCTGTGAAGGGCGATCAGTCATGGAACGTGAATACCAAGTATAAAAATGCATATATCTCTGGTTATGATAATGCTACCAAAAAGTCATATGAGAATGAAGATTGGCTTATATCTCCAGCGATGGATCTAAGTGACACAAAAGCTGGCTATATTCACTTTATGCACACTTGGAATATGGGTGATGTGAGTCTTATGAAGGATCAGCTTACCGTTTGGTTCAGTACAGATTATACTGACGATGCTACGAAAGCTACATGGACTCAAGTGACTATTCCAAACTATCCAACTGGAAAAGACTGGAACAACGTGGAATCAGGAAATATTAAATTTCCTGCATCTGTATTTGGTGAAAGTAATGTGCGTTTTGCTCTGAAATATACTTGTACAGATGCTGCATCTGGCACATGGCAGGTCAAAGAGCTAAAAACCTTTGTGGATAAAGGCTCGCTAGTTGGTGGTAATACGCCTACTCCGGATCCAGATCCGGATCCAGATCCAACACCTGACCCAACCCCAGGAGATAACCAACTGCTATTCCCTGGCTCTAACTTTGAAGACTTTGCTGCTTTTAAAGCTTCTTTGAATCAATATGGGTTAAATTTTGCTGAAGAAAGTGCTGCGGGTGAAGGACGTGATAATTCTAAGGCGTTGAAATTAGCGACAACCATTGGTGATAAAAATAGTTATGTCTTTACCACATTAGTGCAGGATGGCTACTCTCTAGAAGGGAAGTCTAAAATTGTATTTTATGTTAAAGGAAAAGCTTCTAAGTCATTGACATGTAATGTATATACTACTAAAGTAGAAAAACCTAAAATGGGTATTGACTATAAGTGCTTCAATCTAGGTGATCTAAGTGGTAGTGATGCCATGTTACAGCCAACAGAAAAAAATGACTATATCGGCACTATAGATACCAATGGAGAGTGGCGTAAGGTGACTCTAGATATTAGTGGTTTGGTACCTAATAAAGATGCAGGTGATACGTTATTCGCTCTTAAGGTAGGAAAACAATCAGAATACAATCTTTTGATAGATGATATTACTGTAGAGTAA
- a CDS encoding carboxypeptidase regulatory-like domain-containing protein — translation MQKITKLLSAFSVLLMLVLPLQAQESRTSLEGRVVDAVSNQPVSGVLVTLQGSGLQVTTGGDGTFTFINVEPGKTLLYITSSIHQSKEYEVVIVKGRENRLDDIEVVQISTDDSSLYAGLVNEMELGMGDDEASLQEISTMMTFSSDVYLQKSGYQLSQFRHRTRGYDSKYEERYINGVNFNEGVRGVFNYSSIGALNDLTRNGNRINYLSNSNFSFGKLGGSEDINMRPSNYAKGGKATISGTNRNYYSRIILSYNTGLMDNGWAFTAGIGGRYSHEGAIAGVFYRNISYMLGAEKVWDKGRHSLSFITFGSPVQRGQQGASVEEALKLVGCNTYNPNWGYQNGKKRNARVVKSWDPTAILSHVWKINEETTLTTGLAAHYNRYGKSALNWYNGVDPRPDYYRYLPSYFSHTPILEEYYQTLWMGGINSQINWDRLYEVNHMNNIAGDGSAIYMVEERRSDLGEIAFNSTLNKRISRHVKLSAGLEYKYSFSKQFKTVDDLMGADYLLDVDKFSERDFPGNTEVVTNDLNKPGRRVWEGDVFGYDYRYRIHNAGLWVQNVHNYNNIDLYYGAKLGLNTIQREGKMRNGRFPDNSFGRSDWHTQVTMEGKAGVTYKFSGRHFLNANASYQQVPHNEREMFVAPDVTDQVVPSLKPLEVASADLNYVFTTPKIRGRLGLFYTKFWNDMRKNSYYNDQMRTFIHHNIYDVGRTHRGIELGVEYKPTDALTFDLIGTIGQYYYDKDAMGVMNSGNGMINNEIEKVYLKNLYLGGVPQMLGTFGIGYFYNYWFFNVNVNGFGMNHIDIAPVRRMASAYTNVIPEGVPGYDPDIWANYKELTTQERFKGGATVDLSIGKILYLKNRDRINFNFSVNNLLNKTDIRTGGYEQGRVRMDRPASLLGNKHFYMQGINFFFNASYNW, via the coding sequence ATGCAAAAAATTACAAAGCTGTTATCAGCTTTCTCCGTACTACTGATGTTGGTACTCCCACTACAAGCTCAAGAGAGTCGTACCTCCCTTGAGGGCAGGGTAGTGGATGCTGTATCCAATCAACCAGTGAGTGGTGTGTTAGTAACACTTCAGGGGAGCGGGCTTCAAGTGACTACAGGAGGTGATGGAACCTTTACATTTATTAATGTAGAACCAGGTAAAACACTTCTTTATATCACTTCATCTATTCATCAATCCAAAGAGTATGAGGTCGTTATTGTTAAAGGCCGTGAGAATAGACTTGATGATATAGAAGTTGTTCAGATATCAACGGATGATAGTTCCTTATACGCGGGATTAGTGAATGAGATGGAGTTAGGTATGGGTGATGATGAAGCATCACTACAGGAGATCAGTACGATGATGACCTTTTCCAGTGATGTTTATTTGCAAAAGTCTGGTTACCAACTCTCACAATTTCGTCATCGTACTCGAGGGTATGATAGTAAGTATGAGGAGCGTTATATCAATGGTGTGAATTTCAATGAAGGAGTGAGAGGCGTATTCAACTACTCATCCATTGGAGCACTTAATGATTTGACTCGTAATGGTAACCGTATTAACTACCTGAGTAATTCTAATTTCTCATTTGGTAAGTTGGGTGGTTCCGAGGATATTAATATGCGCCCATCTAATTATGCCAAGGGGGGAAAAGCAACTATTTCAGGGACTAATAGAAATTATTATTCACGTATTATTCTTAGTTATAATACAGGCTTGATGGATAATGGTTGGGCCTTTACAGCAGGTATCGGCGGTAGATACTCACATGAGGGGGCGATTGCAGGAGTATTCTATCGTAATATCTCGTATATGCTAGGTGCTGAGAAAGTATGGGACAAGGGACGTCATAGTCTAAGCTTTATTACCTTTGGCTCTCCAGTGCAGAGAGGGCAGCAAGGTGCCTCTGTGGAGGAAGCATTAAAGCTTGTTGGCTGTAACACATACAACCCCAACTGGGGATATCAGAATGGTAAGAAACGTAATGCACGTGTAGTGAAAAGTTGGGACCCAACAGCGATTCTTTCTCATGTATGGAAAATAAATGAAGAAACGACCCTAACTACAGGCCTTGCAGCACACTACAACCGATATGGTAAGAGTGCTCTAAACTGGTATAATGGTGTGGACCCACGTCCTGATTATTATCGCTACCTACCATCTTATTTCTCACATACCCCTATCCTTGAGGAGTATTATCAAACGCTTTGGATGGGCGGTATTAATTCTCAAATCAATTGGGATAGGCTATATGAAGTCAATCATATGAACAATATTGCAGGAGATGGGTCTGCGATTTATATGGTTGAGGAAAGAAGAAGCGACTTAGGTGAGATTGCATTCAATAGCACGCTCAATAAACGCATTTCTCGTCATGTCAAGTTATCGGCTGGACTTGAGTACAAATATTCATTCTCAAAGCAATTTAAGACTGTCGATGACCTTATGGGAGCTGACTATTTGCTTGATGTAGATAAATTCAGCGAAAGAGACTTCCCAGGTAATACAGAAGTTGTAACAAATGACTTGAATAAACCTGGACGCCGTGTTTGGGAAGGAGATGTCTTTGGTTATGACTATAGATACCGTATTCATAATGCAGGACTATGGGTTCAAAATGTCCACAATTATAATAACATTGACCTCTATTATGGTGCTAAGCTAGGCTTGAATACCATCCAACGAGAGGGTAAAATGCGTAATGGTCGTTTCCCAGATAACTCCTTTGGACGCTCAGACTGGCATACACAAGTAACGATGGAAGGTAAGGCGGGAGTCACATATAAATTCAGTGGTCGCCACTTCCTAAATGCTAATGCTAGCTACCAGCAAGTGCCACATAACGAAAGAGAGATGTTTGTAGCTCCTGATGTTACAGATCAAGTGGTACCAAGTCTTAAGCCTCTTGAAGTAGCTAGTGCTGACCTCAATTACGTATTCACCACCCCAAAGATTCGTGGACGACTCGGATTATTCTACACTAAATTCTGGAATGATATGCGTAAGAATTCATACTATAATGACCAGATGCGTACATTTATTCATCATAATATATATGATGTTGGACGAACTCATAGAGGTATAGAATTAGGTGTTGAATATAAGCCTACCGACGCTCTGACATTTGATTTAATTGGTACCATTGGTCAGTATTACTACGATAAAGACGCTATGGGTGTGATGAATTCGGGCAATGGTATGATTAATAATGAAATAGAGAAAGTTTATCTTAAGAATCTTTACCTTGGTGGAGTTCCACAGATGTTGGGCACCTTTGGTATTGGTTACTTCTATAACTATTGGTTCTTTAATGTCAATGTTAATGGCTTTGGTATGAACCATATTGACATTGCTCCTGTCCGGAGAATGGCATCAGCCTATACGAATGTGATACCAGAAGGAGTTCCCGGTTACGATCCAGATATTTGGGCTAATTATAAAGAACTTACTACTCAAGAGCGCTTCAAGGGTGGTGCTACGGTTGATCTAAGTATTGGTAAGATACTTTATCTAAAGAATAGAGATAGGATTAACTTCAACTTCTCTGTTAATAACCTTCTGAATAAGACCGATATTCGTACCGGTGGATATGAGCAAGGACGAGTAAGAATGGATCGCCCTGCATCACTATTGGGAAATAAACACTTCTATATGCAGGGGATAAACTTCTTTTTCAATGCAAGTTACAACTGGTAA
- a CDS encoding DUF5689 domain-containing protein, translating to MKINKLFVALVALMALSLISCERKYDAPLLTEPVLKDELKKPTMTIAEFKQLYASLGADADTNIDKDIILHGVVVGNDIEGSIYKQIFIEDATGGLPISIDSYNLSSEYPVGQKLAIQLKGLGAVKYRGLLQIGVSEPSKEGQDKQTRIPIELFRERTGKDGWPKTEAAEPHLVSLSEVSKYTGRLVKLEGVYFVDGGKETFAPKGQSANRTLKDHKGNNVIVRTSGYAKFTNDLLPLGTGTVVAIVSEFNGAPQLLIRERDDVYGFDGKDPIGNNTPDTPDNGGNTTATKQIIDAPFASELLPFVAQSVKGDQVWKINTQFKNANISGFFNNQNNENEDWLVSPAMDLTETKDGYIHFMHTWNKGDVSLMKEQLTVWFSTDYTDDVTKAKWTQATIPNYPSGTDWNNVESGNIQFPASVLGKSNVRFAMKYSCTNASSGTWQIKELKTFVDKGSLVGGSTPTPTPTPNPDPTPDPNPDPTPNPTPGDNQLLFPGSNFEDFAAFTASLNKYGLSIGEQSAAGEGRNNSKALKLATTVGDKNSYVFTTLVQEGYSLEGKSKIIFYVKGTSASSLSCNVYTTKAEKPTMGVDYKCFNLGDLSGSDAMLQPTEKNDYNGNIDTKDEWRKVTLDISTSVPNKDAGDMLFALKVGKTATYNLLIDDITVE from the coding sequence ATGAAGATTAATAAGTTATTTGTAGCTCTAGTAGCTTTGATGGCACTAAGCTTGATTTCTTGCGAAAGAAAATATGATGCACCTCTATTGACTGAGCCTGTGCTAAAGGATGAGTTGAAGAAGCCTACCATGACCATTGCTGAATTTAAGCAACTGTATGCTTCTCTTGGAGCTGATGCAGATACCAATATTGATAAGGACATAATCCTTCATGGAGTAGTTGTGGGTAACGACATTGAAGGCAGTATCTACAAACAAATTTTTATCGAGGATGCCACAGGAGGTCTTCCTATCTCTATCGACTCATATAACCTTTCAAGTGAGTATCCCGTAGGGCAAAAACTAGCGATTCAGCTAAAAGGATTGGGTGCTGTAAAGTATCGTGGTTTATTACAAATCGGTGTTTCAGAGCCTTCTAAAGAGGGTCAGGATAAGCAGACTAGAATACCTATTGAGTTATTTAGAGAAAGGACTGGCAAGGACGGATGGCCTAAGACAGAGGCGGCTGAACCTCATCTAGTATCGTTATCAGAAGTAAGTAAATATACAGGACGATTAGTAAAGCTTGAGGGCGTTTATTTCGTTGATGGTGGAAAGGAAACATTTGCACCAAAGGGGCAGTCTGCTAATCGTACTCTAAAGGATCATAAAGGAAATAATGTGATTGTGCGTACTAGTGGGTATGCTAAATTTACTAATGACCTTTTACCATTAGGGACAGGTACTGTAGTTGCTATTGTTTCTGAGTTTAATGGTGCACCTCAGTTGCTTATTCGTGAGCGAGATGATGTATATGGTTTTGATGGTAAAGATCCTATAGGTAATAATACCCCTGATACTCCTGATAATGGTGGTAATACTACAGCTACAAAACAAATTATAGATGCTCCTTTTGCTTCTGAACTTTTACCATTCGTAGCACAGTCTGTCAAAGGCGATCAAGTGTGGAAAATTAATACTCAATTCAAGAATGCTAATATCTCTGGTTTTTTTAATAATCAGAATAACGAAAATGAAGACTGGCTTGTATCTCCAGCCATGGATCTAACCGAAACAAAAGATGGATATATCCACTTCATGCACACTTGGAATAAAGGTGATGTGAGCCTAATGAAAGAACAGCTTACAGTTTGGTTTAGTACTGATTATACCGACGATGTTACAAAAGCAAAATGGACCCAAGCTACTATTCCAAACTATCCATCGGGAACAGACTGGAATAACGTGGAATCTGGAAACATTCAATTTCCTGCATCTGTACTTGGAAAAAGTAATGTGCGTTTTGCTATGAAATATAGTTGTACTAATGCTTCATCTGGTACATGGCAGATCAAAGAGCTAAAAACCTTTGTGGATAAGGGTTCCCTAGTTGGTGGTAGTACGCCTACTCCTACTCCTACTCCAAATCCAGATCCAACCCCTGATCCAAATCCAGATCCAACACCGAACCCAACCCCAGGAGATAACCAATTGCTGTTCCCTGGCTCTAACTTTGAAGACTTTGCTGCTTTTACAGCATCCTTGAATAAGTATGGATTATCTATTGGCGAGCAAAGTGCTGCTGGTGAAGGTCGTAATAATTCTAAGGCGTTGAAATTAGCTACAACTGTTGGTGATAAGAATAGCTATGTCTTTACTACGTTGGTACAAGAGGGCTACTCTCTTGAAGGCAAGTCAAAAATTATCTTTTATGTTAAAGGAACTTCAGCCAGTTCCTTGTCATGTAATGTGTACACTACTAAAGCAGAAAAACCAACAATGGGTGTTGACTATAAGTGCTTCAATCTAGGAGATCTAAGTGGTAGTGATGCCATGTTACAGCCAACAGAAAAAAATGACTATAATGGCAATATTGATACCAAAGATGAGTGGCGAAAGGTAACACTTGATATAAGTACGTCAGTTCCTAATAAAGATGCAGGAGATATGTTGTTTGCCCTAAAGGTAGGAAAAACAGCTACTTATAATCTCTTAATTGATGATATCACTGTAGAGTAA
- a CDS encoding endonuclease/exonuclease/phosphatase family protein translates to MKILFRNKLWLLSLLSILLLNGCGTTQQVKHNDAAHKTYETYAIGFYNVENLWHPSVDPNNPRDTDYVPDGPYNWTMPKYERKLDNLAQVVSKLGRDHTPYGAAFIGIAEIENRQVLEDLVKRPAIADLGLKVIHEEGPDRRGIDVAAIYNPSIFKLISYKCYAYPKLKENPTFVTRDQLLVTGMLAGEKVHFIVMHWPSRYGGKTSDYLRVNAAKLTNRIMDEIYAEDPSAKIIIMGDLNDDPTNVSSLEILKGKETREEVEPRGLYNPALSIYKDGIGTLVYQNKWNFFDQMMVNYNYLHGNGLNYWKMEIFNRDFLITQEGKKKGWPFRSFDGNSFTEGYSDHFPVVIYLVKEK, encoded by the coding sequence ATGAAGATTTTATTTAGAAATAAACTGTGGCTCTTATCATTGCTGAGTATCCTACTATTAAATGGTTGTGGGACAACACAGCAGGTAAAGCATAATGATGCCGCTCATAAGACCTACGAAACCTATGCCATTGGCTTTTACAATGTAGAGAATCTCTGGCATCCAAGCGTAGATCCTAATAATCCTAGGGATACAGATTATGTACCTGACGGTCCGTATAATTGGACCATGCCAAAGTACGAAAGAAAACTAGATAACTTAGCCCAAGTTGTTAGTAAGTTGGGTCGTGATCATACTCCATATGGAGCTGCATTTATTGGTATAGCTGAGATTGAGAATAGACAAGTTCTCGAAGATTTAGTAAAACGACCAGCAATCGCAGATTTAGGACTTAAAGTGATTCATGAAGAGGGGCCAGACCGTAGAGGTATCGATGTAGCTGCAATCTACAACCCAAGTATCTTTAAGCTGATTAGTTATAAGTGTTATGCCTATCCTAAGCTCAAAGAAAATCCGACATTTGTTACTCGTGACCAACTATTGGTAACAGGGATGCTAGCTGGAGAGAAGGTTCACTTTATAGTGATGCACTGGCCTAGTAGATATGGAGGTAAGACTAGTGACTACCTTAGAGTAAATGCTGCTAAGCTGACCAATCGCATTATGGACGAAATTTACGCTGAGGATCCTAGTGCTAAGATTATTATCATGGGCGACCTTAATGATGACCCTACTAATGTCAGCAGTTTAGAAATTCTAAAGGGTAAAGAAACACGTGAAGAAGTAGAGCCTAGGGGCTTATACAATCCAGCATTGTCCATTTATAAAGATGGGATAGGAACCCTAGTATATCAAAATAAGTGGAATTTCTTTGATCAGATGATGGTTAATTATAATTACCTTCATGGTAATGGCCTTAACTATTGGAAAATGGAGATCTTTAATCGTGATTTCCTTATTACCCAAGAGGGTAAAAAGAAAGGATGGCCATTCCGTTCATTTGATGGCAATTCATTTACTGAAGGATATAGTGACCACTTCCCTGTCGTTATTTACTTAGTTAAGGAGAAGTAA
- the msrB gene encoding peptide-methionine (R)-S-oxide reductase MsrB: MIASKLLVIYLAGGCFWGVEHYMKLLPGVVDTEVGFANSRVENPSYREVCTGNTNAVETVKVLYDPEVTSLSFLLDQFFLIIDPVSVNRQGNDMGTQYRTGVYYTDPVDRPIVMRSLARLQAKYSKPLVVEAEELVNFYAAELEHQDYLEAQPGGYCHVPREMFRSAKEAKVPANSIEKDKALRDNERKRLAESDADLKKRLTPIQYDVTQHESTEMPYRNEYDQHFKEGIYVDVISGEPLFSSTDKFDSGCGWPAFSKPINSQIIEEKVDDSMGMVRTEVRSKSGKAHLGHVFQDGPKSLGGNRYCINSASLRFVAKEDMEKEGYGDYLYLFKK; this comes from the coding sequence ATGATTGCAAGTAAATTATTAGTGATATACCTAGCGGGGGGCTGTTTCTGGGGCGTCGAACATTATATGAAGCTCTTACCTGGTGTGGTTGATACCGAAGTGGGTTTTGCGAATAGCAGAGTCGAGAATCCATCTTATCGTGAAGTCTGTACTGGCAATACTAATGCCGTAGAGACTGTAAAGGTGCTTTACGATCCAGAGGTGACCTCGTTAAGCTTTCTTCTCGATCAATTTTTCCTCATTATTGATCCCGTGTCAGTTAATAGGCAAGGTAATGATATGGGCACACAGTATCGCACGGGTGTTTATTATACTGACCCTGTAGATAGACCTATTGTGATGCGTTCCTTAGCAAGGTTACAGGCTAAGTATTCTAAGCCTTTGGTTGTGGAGGCTGAAGAATTAGTAAACTTTTATGCAGCTGAGTTGGAGCATCAGGATTATCTTGAAGCTCAGCCTGGAGGATATTGTCATGTCCCTAGGGAGATGTTTCGCTCAGCTAAAGAGGCTAAAGTCCCTGCCAATTCCATTGAAAAGGATAAAGCTTTGCGGGATAATGAAAGAAAAAGACTTGCTGAAAGCGACGCGGATTTGAAGAAGCGACTAACACCAATTCAGTATGATGTGACGCAACATGAATCCACAGAGATGCCGTATCGTAATGAGTATGATCAGCATTTTAAGGAAGGTATCTATGTGGATGTTATCTCAGGAGAGCCGCTATTTAGCTCCACAGATAAGTTTGATTCGGGATGTGGCTGGCCAGCCTTCAGTAAGCCTATCAACAGTCAAATTATAGAGGAAAAAGTTGATGATTCTATGGGAATGGTTCGAACAGAGGTCAGGAGTAAATCTGGCAAAGCCCACTTGGGTCATGTCTTTCAGGATGGGCCAAAGTCTCTGGGAGGTAACCGCTACTGCATCAATAGTGCTTCCTTAAGATTTGTCGCTAAGGAAGATATGGAGAAAGAGGGATATGGTGATTATCTTTATCTTTTTAAGAAGTAA
- a CDS encoding IS5 family transposase, with amino-acid sequence MGFKQTSNNAPSFTEVFTELRSSRARNEFLEQIDKLIDWRPFQTLINKKLNKRAEAKGEPTYDGVLMFKILLLETWYNLSDRAVEERINDSISFGKFLDIDMEHVSPDHSTICRFRNAIVEKGLWDKLLSLLNKQLQRHGIMKIETGALVDASIVDSPYAPDGSVKIEVAEDREDTRSEEAKEEERSYQVKVGSAKLGVDTEARWVVKCKKFRYGYKKHVLTDGEGLVHTLTTTSANVSDTTEFPTLIEKGALQKGVMVLADKGYTSKANREHLSGHGLKDGIMRKATKGKPLSDKDKEFNRQISQYRNKIERTFGSIRRWFHGGRCRYRGLAKTHAQNILEAICYNIKRAPQLYLNTLLKNEEASIRGALVMR; translated from the coding sequence ATGGGATTCAAGCAAACGAGCAACAATGCACCCTCATTTACTGAGGTGTTTACCGAATTGAGAAGTTCTAGAGCACGCAATGAGTTTCTAGAGCAAATTGACAAACTCATTGATTGGAGACCATTTCAAACGCTCATAAATAAAAAGCTAAATAAGAGAGCTGAAGCGAAAGGCGAACCTACTTATGATGGAGTCCTAATGTTTAAGATCCTGCTTTTAGAGACGTGGTATAATTTGAGTGACCGAGCCGTTGAAGAACGTATTAACGACTCCATCAGCTTTGGTAAGTTTCTTGACATTGATATGGAACACGTCTCTCCCGATCACAGCACCATTTGTCGTTTTCGCAATGCGATTGTAGAGAAAGGCTTGTGGGATAAACTTTTGAGCCTTCTCAATAAGCAGCTACAACGCCATGGGATTATGAAGATTGAGACGGGAGCATTGGTTGATGCAAGTATAGTTGATAGCCCATATGCCCCCGATGGTTCTGTCAAGATAGAAGTCGCCGAGGATAGAGAGGACACCAGAAGCGAAGAAGCTAAAGAGGAAGAGCGGAGCTATCAAGTAAAAGTGGGTAGCGCGAAACTAGGTGTGGATACTGAAGCTCGCTGGGTGGTAAAATGTAAGAAGTTTAGATATGGGTACAAGAAACATGTCTTGACAGACGGTGAAGGACTTGTGCATACCCTTACCACCACATCTGCCAATGTCTCAGACACCACAGAATTTCCAACTCTCATAGAGAAAGGAGCCCTTCAAAAAGGAGTAATGGTATTAGCCGATAAAGGGTACACCTCCAAGGCCAATAGAGAACATTTATCTGGTCACGGGCTCAAAGATGGGATAATGAGAAAAGCGACAAAGGGGAAGCCACTTAGTGATAAAGATAAAGAATTCAACCGACAGATAAGCCAGTATCGAAATAAAATTGAGCGTACTTTTGGAAGTATCAGGCGCTGGTTTCACGGAGGGAGGTGCCGATATCGAGGGTTAGCTAAGACGCATGCACAAAATATACTTGAAGCCATTTGCTACAACATCAAAAGAGCTCCCCAGTTATACCTCAATACATTATTGAAAAATGAAGAAGCCTCTATAAGAGGAGCACTTGTTATGAGATAA
- a CDS encoding DMT family transporter: MSKEKIRGHVAILIATLIFGLNGPFSNDLLATGILSPWVHMSARFGVSALLFWIVSFFMKGQKLEKKDLKMVFGAALAGVVFNQGGFAFAIALTTPISQSLVTTTGPIFAMILAALFLKEPITKTKVLGVMLGLSGVLLLILSKETGKIPGQEFSILGLLLALFATLNYTLYLTLFQNLILKYSPVELMKWLFLISFFLVLPFSYRPIIETSWSTLSMRTYQELGFIVIFSTFVAYFLLPIGQKRLRPTVIAMYNYMSPIITAIAALIMGLEDFTIIKLIAGLLVISGVYTVTRSKSRQDALREQLSE, from the coding sequence ATGTCAAAAGAAAAAATAAGAGGTCACGTAGCTATCTTGATCGCTACTCTTATCTTCGGATTGAACGGACCTTTCTCTAACGACCTTTTAGCGACGGGGATACTTTCACCATGGGTGCATATGTCCGCTCGCTTTGGGGTTAGTGCACTTCTTTTCTGGATCGTATCCTTTTTTATGAAGGGTCAGAAGTTAGAGAAAAAAGACCTGAAAATGGTGTTCGGTGCAGCATTAGCAGGGGTCGTATTCAATCAGGGCGGTTTTGCTTTCGCCATCGCACTAACGACACCTATCAGTCAGTCATTAGTCACAACCACAGGTCCAATCTTTGCCATGATCTTAGCGGCTCTGTTTCTTAAAGAGCCTATAACGAAAACTAAGGTACTGGGTGTAATGCTTGGTTTATCTGGAGTTTTATTACTCATTTTATCAAAAGAGACTGGAAAAATTCCGGGTCAGGAATTCTCTATACTTGGATTATTATTGGCCCTTTTTGCAACGCTTAACTACACTTTATATCTTACCCTATTCCAAAACCTGATATTAAAATATTCTCCTGTAGAGTTAATGAAGTGGCTTTTTCTGATTTCATTCTTTTTGGTTTTACCCTTCTCGTATCGCCCTATCATTGAGACTTCATGGAGTACACTCTCAATGCGTACGTATCAGGAGCTTGGTTTTATAGTGATATTCTCAACCTTCGTGGCCTACTTCCTTCTCCCAATTGGGCAGAAAAGACTACGTCCGACAGTCATTGCTATGTATAACTATATGTCACCAATCATTACAGCTATAGCAGCTCTAATTATGGGATTAGAGGACTTTACTATCATCAAACTAATTGCTGGACTACTAGTCATTTCTGGTGTTTACACCGTTACACGAAGTAAAAGTAGGCAAGACGCTCTACGTGAACAACTGTCCGAATAA